Part of the Leptolyngbya boryana PCC 6306 genome is shown below.
CTATATCTGGGTTGTTCAGCCGACTGGAGCGATCGACTTTCGACAAGTCAAGTTAACCGACGTTCTACCGCAGCAATGTTCTTCGATCGCACAATTGATCGGAAATGGTCGTCAATCGATCGGGGTTCGGAGTTCCCAATCTGATTGGCTAATTGTCGATGACGCAGCCCAAAAGAATCCCTGTGCCCAGTCTGATCGAGATGCAAATTTCAGAGCGCTTCATCGATTGCTGATTGAACCGATCGCATCTCTTCTTCCAACCGATCCGAATCAGCACATTGTTTTTATCCCAGATGGAACACTCTTTTTAGTTCCCTTTGCTGCTCTCAAAGCTACAAACGGTCAATTCTTAATCGAGCAACGTACAATCCGTACTGCTTCTTCGATTCAACTGCTGGATAAAACTCGTGCGCTCAACTCTCGTCCAAAAGGAAACAATGTGCTGATTGTTGGCAATCCGCTGATGCCGATCGATCCAAATTCTACCCAAGCGAAACAACTATCGAATCTACCGAATGCAGAACAAGAAGCTAGAGCGATCGCGCCTTTATTCAACACACAAGCGATCACAGGCAAAGCAGGAACGAAACAAACAATCCTTCAGCAAATCTCTGATGCTAGAGTGATTCATTTCGCAACACATGGATCGTTTTCCGATCGCAATGGTTTCAAAAGCTGGTTAGCGCTTGCTCCCTCTGAAAATGATAGTGGGATTCTTACGGCTGAAGAAGTCGCGCAACTGAAGTTAAATGCTGATTTAGTGGTTCTGAGTGCTTGTGATACGGGACGGGGACGAGTGACGGGTGATGGGGTTGTGGGATTATCTCGATCGTTTATTGCCGCAGGTGTTCCGAGCGTGATTGTCTCATTGTGGGCGGTTCCTGATGCTCCTACAGCAGATTTGATGAAGGAATTCTATCAACAACTAAAACGCAATCCTGATAAGGCTCAAGCCCTAAGACAAGCAATGTTAACAACGTTCAGAACCCATCCGAATCTGAAAGATTGGGCGGCTTTCACACTGATCGGGGAGGCACGATGAAACGTCGGTATTTTCTTCAAACGACAGCTTTAAGTGCAATTTATCTCGCTCAGGCAGAACAGTATCGTCAGGCATTAGCTCGATCGAGTTCACGCAAACTTGCATTATTAGTCGGCATTAATAGTTATTCGGAGACTCGCAATCGCAGTCTTTCCCCTCTAAACGGTTGCAAAACTGATGTTGAACTTCAACGCGAACTTCTAATTCATCGCTTTGGTTTCAAACCTTCAGATATCAAAATCTTGCTCAACGAAGATGCAACTCGAAGCAACATCCTACAAACTTTCGAGACTCATCTAATTCAGCAAGCAAACTCAGATGATATTGTTATGTTTCACTTTTCAGGACATGGCTCACGAGTGTTCGACTCTGAAGCAATTACCTCGGATCAAGCAAATACCGCTTTCGTTCCTGCGGCTTCAAATCATCTCAATCCTGACCAAAGCGTGAATGACATTATGGGCAAGACCTTATTTCTATTAATGTCAGCCCTGAAAACAGAGAATGTTACTGCCGTTTTTGATTGTTGTTACTCAGGGGGTGGAACTCGCGGAAGTGAACGAGTTCGAGCCGATGCAAGCAATACGCTCTATCAACCGAGCAAAGTAGAAATTGACTATCAGAAGAGTTGGATGCGAAAGCTGGGATTGACTCCTGAACAATTGCGCGATCGCAGAAAGAAAGGCGCGAAAGGTGTAATTCTCGCTGCCGCCACAGCGAACCAACTTGCAAAAGAAAATGATCTCGCTGATGTATCTTCTGGCTTGTTCACGTACTTTCTCACTCAATACCTTTGGGAATCAGCAGAGAGTTTAACGGACGCAGAAGCAATGATTAAACGATCGCTGTTCGCTGCCACAGGCTTCCAAGAACCCGTTTTTGATGTTGGACCCGAACTTACAACAAAGCCAATCTACTTCACGGCTCCGATTGATCGATCAGCTCAAGCGGTGGTGCAATCCATTCGACAAAATCAAGCTACTCTTTGGTTAGGAGGATTAGATAAGAGAACATTAGAATCTTTTGGAACGGGATCAACGTTCTCAACATTAGAGGGAACAGAGACAGTAACCATCATTGAACGAAAAGGATTAACCGCGATCGCAAAAATTCCCAGCAAGCTCCGCCCCGGAACATTGCTAAAAGAATCCGCACGAGTCATTCCAAGAACAATCAAACTGCGAATTGGTTTAGATTCATCGTTTGACGATCAAGCGCTGAAGATTGAGAGCGATCGCATCGAATTTGTCCCGACTCAAAACGGTGCTTATCCTCAATTCGTTCAACATATTCTCAGTCGCGCAACTTCAAACAGCATTGGATTATTCTCACCGAGCTTAGAACGATTGCCTGATTCATTTGGGCAAGCTGATGAATCGATTTCAGATGCGATCGTACGTCTCACCCCCAGATTTCAGAGTCTTTTCGCCGCTCATCTCATTCGCCAAACCCTCAACCCGACTGCTTCACAGTTAAACATTGAAGTTTCACTACATCGCCAAAACCAACCGGATCAAATCATCGCTCAGTCTAGTACAAATCGAAGTTCAAACCTTCGCAATCAACCGATTCCAGTTAAAACGCCTTGTCAATTTCAGATTAAAAATCACGATCGTTCATCGCTTTACTTACTCATTGCCTTGATCAGTCCGAATGGTCGTTTTTCGATCGTTTTTCCGAATGATTACATTAGCGGAGATTTGAGCGGTGAAGTGTCTGCAAAAGCAAATCGATTCGTTCCTGATCCAGATCAAGGCGAAACCTTCAGAATTGTACCTCCTTTAGTTGGACGAGGTGAAGCTTTAATTGTTGCGAGCCGTAATCCACTCACGAGAACTTACAAACAACTAAGAACACTAGCAGAAGAATCGAATCGAATGCCAATCGCGATCGCAACTCAGCGGGGAATTGATGCGATCGAGAATCTTCTCTCTGATCTCGATCGCCAATCTGGTCATTCCACTTACAAGATTAGCACTGAAGATGTTGCCACTCTTTCCCTTGCATTCCAAATTATCTAAAGATTTACTACATCACAGGGTACTGTCAACTTAACCCTCGTGACCCCGATCGTCGAAGCCTTGCCGTACCAAAACATTGACAACATCACCCTGATGGCTGTGGCAATATGGCTAGGATGGTGCCTCTTCTAATAACGGCCTCGGAAAAAATTAGTTGTAGCCAATGAGTTAAATAACTCTGCAATGAAACTCGATGAGCTTCATTGCAGAGCCAAGATGCTTTATGGACGACAGATTAACGTCCCAGCAACCGGGGTCAGTGCCCTGACCGTTGCGGTATTAGGACCGCCGCCGCCTGTCACAACAAACTGTTCAGAGCCTCTTTCGTTCATGTATTGAACGGTCACCTCTGTCCCAAAGGTCAAGTATGTTAAAGAATTCCTTCCCGATAGTGCTTGAGTGACAGCATTTGTTCTGACATCCTGTGATGATCGACAATCGACCGTGAGCAGCGACAAACTTGTCTGTGGGTACTGTGGTGGTTCCAGAAGACCGATATCCTCCAAGGTTTCTGTGGGTAGTGTTCTAGATGTGTGGGCATAACGTTATACTGCTCGCCCGAACTCATGACGATTGATGAATAATCCAATCACAGTATCATGCATCTTCTCAGTCTTGGAAAAACAGATCGTCTTTCTGGCAAGCCGCTTGATCCGAGTTCTCAAAGTTAGATGTTTCCGCTCAATGCGCTGTGTGTTGGCTTTGCCAACCGTATGGTGCTGCTCATCTAGCAATCGCAAGTAAGCTCCCCAACTATCGGTGTAAAACCGTTGAATCGAAAAAGGAGCTAACAGTTGCTGAAGTTGCTTAAGAGCTGAGTCTTCATGGGTGGCTAGCACATAGGCAAGGACTTTTCCAGTTTGATGGTCAATCGCGTGCCACAACCATCGTTGATGCTGCTTTGACTCGACAAAACTCCACATCTCGTCCATCTCCGCCGCCTCGACTCTGACGACCATGACTGCCGTGTTATCCGGTTGGTGCTGTTCGAGCAGACTTATGTTTACTTGTTCAAGTTGACTTGACTTTTTTTCAGCGTTTCAATCACAGTCGTTGGGCTAATCTTCAACACTCTGGCGGTATCACGAATACCACTGCCGTTGATTGCCATGTCGCTGATTTGCGCTTTGACTTCAGGCAGTCGTCCTCGATAGCTAAAGTTCAAGATAAATGATCGTCTCGAACACTCTAAGTTACGGCAACAATACCGTTGTTTTCCAGCAGCACTGCGACCATGCTTAACGACATCCACACTCTGGCAATCGGGACATTGAACAGGTTCTAGGACCATCTCTAGACTCAGCCCTCTAACACATCGTTTTCATTCTGCCATATATCCACATATCTAGAACACTACCGTTTCTGTGATGGGAGAGGGTTGTCTGACCTGATCCAAGATCCGTTCGATATCGGTACGGCTTTGGGGAGGATGTCCAATGACGACGATCGTTGGGAGTGTTGTTTGAGCCTCAGCGGGGTGTGGAGTTAGGACAGTGCTACAAGACGCGACTAAGGATAGTCCGATCAGTGCTTTGCAAGAGTTGATATTCATGACTTTCAGAAAGTAAACAGTTTGTTTGAATGTGTTGAGCATAGAGCGCGGTTAAATGTCCCGATGCTCATCAT
Proteins encoded:
- a CDS encoding caspase family protein yields the protein MKRRYFLQTTALSAIYLAQAEQYRQALARSSSRKLALLVGINSYSETRNRSLSPLNGCKTDVELQRELLIHRFGFKPSDIKILLNEDATRSNILQTFETHLIQQANSDDIVMFHFSGHGSRVFDSEAITSDQANTAFVPAASNHLNPDQSVNDIMGKTLFLLMSALKTENVTAVFDCCYSGGGTRGSERVRADASNTLYQPSKVEIDYQKSWMRKLGLTPEQLRDRRKKGAKGVILAAATANQLAKENDLADVSSGLFTYFLTQYLWESAESLTDAEAMIKRSLFAATGFQEPVFDVGPELTTKPIYFTAPIDRSAQAVVQSIRQNQATLWLGGLDKRTLESFGTGSTFSTLEGTETVTIIERKGLTAIAKIPSKLRPGTLLKESARVIPRTIKLRIGLDSSFDDQALKIESDRIEFVPTQNGAYPQFVQHILSRATSNSIGLFSPSLERLPDSFGQADESISDAIVRLTPRFQSLFAAHLIRQTLNPTASQLNIEVSLHRQNQPDQIIAQSSTNRSSNLRNQPIPVKTPCQFQIKNHDRSSLYLLIALISPNGRFSIVFPNDYISGDLSGEVSAKANRFVPDPDQGETFRIVPPLVGRGEALIVASRNPLTRTYKQLRTLAEESNRMPIAIATQRGIDAIENLLSDLDRQSGHSTYKISTEDVATLSLAFQII
- a CDS encoding IS1 family transposase (programmed frameshift), which gives rise to MVLEPVQCPDCQSVDVVKHGRSAAGKQRYCCRNLECSRRSFILNFSYRGRLPEVKAQISDMAINGSGIRDTARVLKISPTTVIETPEKKSSQLEQVNISLLEQHQPDNTAVMVVRVEAAEMDEMWSFVESKQHQRWLWHAIDHQTGKVLAYVLATHEDSALKQLQQLLAPFSIQRFYTDSWGAYLRLLDEQHHTVGKANTQRIERKHLTLRTRIKRLARKTICFSKTEKMHDTVIGLFINRHEFGRAV